Proteins co-encoded in one Kribbella qitaiheensis genomic window:
- a CDS encoding MFS transporter, which produces MLASISSLLTGEHRARAMAMFGVAGGAAAALGQILGGVLIEANVFDLGWRSVFLVNVPVGIVALIAAVKLLPETRAHNAQRVDIVGAALLALTLVLLLLPLTEGRPLGWPLWTWVSLAATIPAVALLGLHQHRSEKAGRAPLIPPTVLRLRAMRIGLLLAVGFFTTFGGFMFVFALATQGEAGMSPLEGGLSLLPMAVGFLITSIYGPRLQQRYGAGLILRGWIVQSVGYAVLAVVALTVWPDVTPWTLAIPMLIAGFGSGLVMVPLIGVVVGQVPPAQAGLGSGILLTSQQTCLALGAATVGTAYLSLAGTSWGQGGALAAVALAITAISLLMTPVTAKLR; this is translated from the coding sequence GTGCTCGCGTCGATCAGCAGCCTGCTCACCGGCGAGCACCGGGCCCGCGCGATGGCCATGTTCGGTGTAGCCGGTGGTGCCGCTGCCGCACTCGGCCAGATTCTTGGCGGCGTACTGATCGAGGCCAACGTCTTCGACCTCGGCTGGCGTTCCGTCTTCCTCGTCAACGTGCCGGTCGGCATCGTTGCTCTGATTGCGGCAGTCAAGCTGCTACCGGAGACGCGTGCGCACAACGCGCAACGCGTCGACATCGTCGGAGCGGCTCTACTCGCTCTGACTCTCGTACTGCTGCTCCTGCCGCTCACCGAAGGCCGCCCACTCGGTTGGCCGCTCTGGACCTGGGTCTCGCTCGCCGCGACGATCCCTGCGGTCGCACTGCTCGGTCTGCACCAGCACAGGTCCGAGAAGGCCGGCAGGGCCCCGCTGATCCCACCGACCGTACTGCGGCTGCGCGCGATGCGAATCGGCTTGCTGCTGGCCGTCGGGTTCTTTACCACGTTCGGCGGCTTCATGTTCGTGTTCGCACTGGCCACTCAGGGCGAGGCCGGAATGTCTCCGCTGGAAGGCGGTCTGAGCCTGCTGCCGATGGCTGTCGGCTTCCTGATCACCTCGATCTACGGACCTCGCCTGCAGCAGCGGTACGGCGCTGGGCTCATCCTGCGCGGGTGGATCGTGCAGTCAGTCGGGTACGCCGTACTGGCGGTCGTAGCCCTCACTGTCTGGCCCGACGTGACGCCGTGGACGCTGGCGATTCCCATGTTGATCGCGGGCTTCGGCAGCGGCCTGGTGATGGTCCCGCTGATCGGTGTAGTCGTCGGTCAGGTGCCACCGGCGCAAGCAGGACTCGGCAGCGGCATCCTGCTCACCAGCCAGCAGACCTGTCTCGCACTAGGCGCCGCAACCGTCGGTACGGCGTACCTGTCGCTGGCAGGAACCTCCTGGGGCCAGGGCGGCGCACTAGCCGCAGTAGCCCTGGCAATCACCGCGATCTCACTCCTGATGACCCCAGTAACCGCCAAGCTCCGCTAG
- a CDS encoding TetR family transcriptional regulator, whose translation MDATAEPGGRRERKKQLTRWAISNVATELFMERGFDAVTVAEVAAAADVAVQTVFNHFPTKEDLVFDETGWWAGPAEAIREAPAGVDVIEALRLRYLAQIRNQLAVGHLATWRQFNSTIESSPALLARRRRIAEEMEVLLAEALQERDGRLSDRMARLIAAQYAAAQKVLEGELARFVPVDPSPEQLEEAVAGLEQAIDEVFAVLARGFELAARSKH comes from the coding sequence ATGGATGCGACGGCGGAACCGGGTGGGCGGCGGGAGCGGAAGAAGCAGCTGACCCGATGGGCCATCTCGAATGTGGCCACCGAGCTGTTCATGGAGCGCGGTTTCGATGCCGTCACCGTCGCGGAGGTCGCCGCGGCGGCGGACGTCGCGGTACAGACCGTCTTCAACCATTTCCCCACCAAGGAAGACCTGGTCTTCGACGAGACCGGCTGGTGGGCCGGGCCGGCGGAGGCGATCCGGGAAGCGCCGGCCGGGGTCGACGTGATCGAGGCGCTACGGCTGCGGTATCTGGCCCAGATCCGGAACCAGTTGGCCGTCGGGCATCTCGCGACCTGGCGCCAGTTCAACAGCACCATCGAGTCCAGTCCGGCGCTGCTGGCCAGGCGGCGGCGCATCGCCGAGGAGATGGAGGTGCTGCTGGCCGAGGCTCTGCAGGAGCGTGACGGTCGACTCTCCGACCGGATGGCCCGCCTGATCGCCGCCCAGTACGCCGCCGCGCAGAAGGTTCTGGAGGGCGAGTTGGCCCGATTCGTTCCGGTCGATCCGTCACCGGAGCAGCTCGAGGAAGCTGTTGCCGGCCTCGAGCAGGCGATCGACGAGGTCTTCGCGGTACTGGCGAGAGGCTTCGAGTTGGCTGCGCGGTCAAAACACTGA
- a CDS encoding NAD(P)H-binding protein — MSILVTGGRGKIARAVHTGLTAAGLDVRVASREPADLPGAVALDTTDPASLAAVLKDVSQVFLYSDPSSAALFAEAAEAAGVKQVVLLSSLASHADNGNSADPHAETERTIAAGSYATTFLQPGTFMTNAIYWSYSVRATGQIRLPYLDAEEAPIHEQDIADVAIQVLLDGPGDRHDGKHYPMTGPESMTRRHQIELITELTGVPIKAVDLTLEQAREEMGSSMRNPAQLELLLSYWASRVGSPHPIEPTVELLTARPGRTFPTWLHDHLDVFTR; from the coding sequence ATGAGCATTCTCGTCACCGGCGGCCGCGGCAAGATCGCCCGAGCCGTCCACACCGGCCTCACCGCCGCCGGCCTCGACGTCCGCGTCGCCAGCCGCGAACCGGCCGATCTCCCCGGCGCCGTCGCCCTCGACACGACCGACCCCGCCTCCCTGGCCGCCGTACTGAAGGACGTCTCCCAGGTCTTCCTGTACTCCGACCCGTCGTCGGCCGCCCTGTTCGCCGAAGCAGCCGAGGCGGCCGGCGTGAAGCAGGTGGTCCTGCTCTCCTCGCTGGCCTCCCACGCCGACAACGGCAACTCCGCCGACCCGCACGCCGAAACCGAGCGCACGATCGCCGCCGGCTCGTACGCGACCACGTTCCTGCAGCCGGGCACCTTCATGACGAACGCGATCTACTGGTCCTATTCGGTCCGCGCCACCGGCCAGATCCGGCTCCCTTACCTGGATGCCGAAGAAGCCCCGATCCACGAACAAGACATCGCCGACGTCGCGATCCAGGTCCTGCTCGACGGCCCTGGCGACCGCCACGACGGCAAGCACTACCCGATGACCGGCCCCGAATCGATGACGCGTCGCCACCAGATCGAGCTGATCACCGAGCTCACCGGCGTACCGATCAAGGCGGTCGACCTCACCCTCGAGCAGGCCCGCGAAGAAATGGGCTCCTCGATGCGCAACCCTGCCCAGCTCGAACTACTGCTGTCCTACTGGGCTTCCCGCGTGGGTTCGCCGCACCCGATCGAGCCCACCGTCGAACTCCTGACCGCCCGCCCCGGCCGCACCTTCCCCACCTGGCTCCACGACCACCTGGACGTCTTCACCCGCTGA
- a CDS encoding pentapeptide repeat-containing protein has product MRLEDLRADCGSCHGLCCVALTFAKSADFAIDKDAGEPCPNLQQDFRCGIHEKLRPEGFQGCTVYDCFGAGQKVSRLAGPSWREQPGQKMFAALPIMRQLHELLWYLTEALQLDQTREIHQQLRELRDHVEEVTLQDLETVDLEAERQAVNELLLKTSRLVRGKQPKSKERRGADLFGAKLRGADLRAANLRGAYLIAADLREADLRQADLIGADLRDADLRGADLTGALFLTQSQVNAARGNTATKLPSAVLRPAHWV; this is encoded by the coding sequence GTGCGGCTGGAAGATCTACGCGCGGACTGCGGTAGCTGCCACGGTCTATGTTGTGTCGCGCTGACGTTCGCGAAGTCCGCCGATTTCGCGATCGACAAGGATGCGGGCGAGCCGTGCCCGAACCTCCAGCAGGACTTCCGCTGCGGGATCCACGAGAAGCTGCGGCCCGAGGGTTTTCAGGGCTGCACGGTCTATGACTGCTTCGGCGCGGGACAGAAGGTCTCGCGGCTGGCGGGACCGAGCTGGCGCGAGCAGCCCGGCCAGAAGATGTTCGCGGCGTTGCCGATCATGCGGCAGTTGCACGAGTTGCTCTGGTATCTGACCGAAGCCCTGCAGTTGGACCAGACGCGCGAGATTCACCAGCAGTTGCGGGAGCTCCGGGACCACGTCGAGGAAGTGACGCTGCAGGACCTGGAGACCGTGGATCTTGAGGCCGAGCGGCAGGCGGTCAACGAGCTGCTGCTGAAGACCAGCCGGCTCGTCCGGGGGAAGCAGCCGAAAAGCAAGGAACGCCGCGGAGCCGACCTGTTCGGGGCCAAACTCCGCGGCGCGGATCTGCGGGCTGCGAACTTGCGGGGTGCCTACCTGATCGCGGCCGACCTGCGGGAGGCGGACCTCCGTCAGGCCGATCTGATCGGCGCTGACCTCCGCGACGCCGATCTGCGCGGCGCCGACCTCACCGGCGCCCTCTTCCTCACCCAGTCCCAGGTCAACGCCGCCCGCGGCAATACGGCTACCAAACTGCCCTCCGCCGTACTACGACCAGCCCACTGGGTCTGA
- the prfB gene encoding peptide chain release factor 2, which translates to MAGPDFDTDLKALDATLTSIEKVLDVPSMRRDLADLGEQVAAPDLWDDQANAQKVTSRLSRLESDLDRLTGLRTRVDDLGVLIELARDENDADTLAESEREISSLAKSIQSLEVRTLLSGEYDEREALVTIRSGAGGVDAADFAEMLQRMYLRWAERHGYPTEVYDTSYAEEAGLKSTTFSVKAPYAYGTLSIETGTHRLVRISPFDNQGRRQTSFAAVEVVPVLEQTDEIEIPEEDLRIDVYRSSGPGGQSVNTTDSAVRLTHIPTGTVVSCQNEKSQLQNKASAMVILKARLLALKKAEERAEIDALRGDVQGSWGDQMRSYVLHPYQMVKDLRTLYESGNTSGVFDGEIDEFIEAGIRWRRTGQQASDQN; encoded by the coding sequence GTGGCTGGACCTGATTTCGACACTGACCTGAAGGCACTCGACGCGACGCTGACGTCCATCGAGAAAGTCCTCGACGTTCCCTCGATGCGGCGCGACCTCGCGGACCTCGGTGAGCAGGTCGCGGCGCCGGATCTGTGGGACGACCAGGCCAACGCGCAGAAGGTGACGTCGCGGCTGTCCCGGCTGGAGTCCGACCTGGACCGGCTGACCGGTCTGCGGACCAGGGTCGACGACCTCGGCGTGCTGATCGAGCTGGCCCGTGACGAGAACGACGCCGACACGCTGGCCGAGTCCGAGCGCGAGATCTCCTCGCTGGCCAAGTCGATCCAGTCGCTCGAGGTGCGGACGCTGCTGTCCGGCGAGTACGACGAGCGCGAGGCGCTGGTGACGATCCGCTCCGGTGCCGGTGGCGTCGACGCCGCGGACTTCGCCGAGATGCTGCAGCGGATGTACCTGCGCTGGGCCGAGCGGCACGGTTATCCGACCGAGGTCTACGACACCTCGTACGCGGAAGAGGCGGGTCTCAAGTCGACCACCTTCAGCGTCAAGGCGCCGTACGCGTACGGCACGCTGAGCATCGAGACCGGTACGCATCGGCTGGTCCGGATCTCGCCGTTCGACAACCAGGGCCGCCGGCAGACCTCGTTCGCCGCGGTCGAGGTGGTCCCGGTGCTGGAGCAGACCGACGAGATCGAGATCCCGGAAGAAGACCTGCGGATCGACGTGTATCGCTCGTCGGGCCCCGGTGGTCAGAGCGTCAACACCACCGACTCCGCCGTCCGGCTGACCCACATCCCCACCGGCACCGTGGTCTCGTGTCAGAACGAGAAGTCGCAGCTGCAGAACAAGGCCAGCGCGATGGTCATCCTGAAGGCAAGGCTGCTCGCGCTGAAGAAGGCCGAGGAGCGCGCCGAGATCGACGCCCTTCGTGGCGACGTGCAGGGCTCCTGGGGTGACCAGATGCGGTCCTACGTGCTGCATCCGTACCAGATGGTCAAGGACCTGCGGACGCTGTACGAGTCGGGTAACACCAGCGGCGTGTTCGACGGTGAGATCGACGAGTTCATCGAGGCCGGCATCCGCTGGCGTCGTACCGGCCAGCAGGCCTCCGACCAGAATTAG
- a CDS encoding right-handed parallel beta-helix repeat-containing protein has product MRLFRAAAVPTLLLAAALPALPAHAATVNVSTAAQLKTALTNAHAGDTIKLADGTYTGNFKTTVSGSSSAPITLTGSADAVLTASGGYGLHLNGASYWQVKGLTITGGQKGIMIDSATRVTVDGVTVHGLDMEGVHFRNSSTYGTIRNSKIYDTGNDGRGMGEGVYVGSAGGTSDKSDNVQILDNTIGPDVGGEAVDLKEGTTGGRVAGNSFDGRGLTGANYDDSWIDVKGNNYLIENNTGKNTTNNGYETHTQQNGWGCGTVFRDNRSDLTGATGSGRYAFNITNYNASSCKVSIDRSNTITGGRGLTNPGIPVG; this is encoded by the coding sequence ATGAGACTGTTCCGTGCAGCCGCAGTACCGACCCTCCTGCTGGCAGCCGCACTACCAGCGCTGCCCGCCCACGCGGCGACCGTGAACGTCAGCACCGCCGCGCAACTCAAGACCGCGCTGACCAACGCCCATGCCGGCGACACCATCAAACTTGCCGATGGCACCTATACCGGCAACTTCAAGACCACCGTGTCCGGCAGTTCGTCGGCGCCGATCACCCTGACCGGCAGCGCCGACGCCGTCCTCACCGCGAGCGGCGGCTACGGCCTGCACCTGAACGGCGCGAGCTACTGGCAGGTGAAAGGACTCACCATCACCGGCGGCCAGAAAGGCATCATGATCGACTCCGCGACCCGGGTCACGGTCGACGGTGTCACCGTGCACGGCCTCGACATGGAAGGAGTGCACTTCCGCAACAGCAGCACCTACGGAACGATCCGGAACTCGAAGATCTACGACACCGGGAACGACGGCCGCGGGATGGGCGAGGGCGTGTACGTCGGCAGCGCCGGCGGCACCTCGGACAAGTCGGACAACGTGCAGATCCTCGACAACACCATCGGCCCGGACGTCGGCGGCGAGGCGGTCGACCTGAAGGAAGGCACCACCGGCGGCCGGGTCGCGGGCAACAGCTTCGACGGCCGCGGCCTGACCGGCGCCAACTACGACGACAGCTGGATCGATGTCAAGGGCAACAACTACCTGATCGAGAACAACACCGGCAAGAACACCACCAACAACGGCTACGAGACGCACACCCAGCAGAACGGCTGGGGCTGCGGCACAGTGTTCCGCGACAACAGGTCCGATCTGACGGGCGCGACCGGCTCTGGGCGGTACGCGTTCAACATCACCAACTACAACGCTTCATCGTGCAAGGTCAGCATCGATCGCTCCAACACGATCACCGGCGGCCGCGGATTGACCAACCCCGGCATCCCGGTCGGCTGA
- a CDS encoding LysR family transcriptional regulator yields MIDLGRLRALHAVAVYGSVGSAAEALGYTPSAVSQQLTKLERETHTILLERRGRGIVLTDAAQQLAATAAQVLRLVEDAELTLEEQRGQAIGSLTIAAFPTAARGLLPAVLPKLITDHPALDVRVAETDPFEAVAAVNRGEIHIAVVHDWHNTPLTLPDELSRVKLGSDPADILVPTSHRLAGKESVRADDLVGERWICQPAGSICHGWLIATMRKTGVEPDVAYSVAEYQTQLAMLAQGIGIGLLPRLGRGPLPDGVVAVPLHPAPSRRLYAVWRTATSRRPAITATLAALKSGWKSRNTA; encoded by the coding sequence ATGATCGATCTCGGCCGATTGCGGGCGCTGCACGCGGTGGCTGTCTACGGATCGGTCGGCAGCGCAGCCGAGGCACTTGGCTACACACCATCCGCCGTCTCCCAGCAACTGACCAAGCTGGAGCGCGAGACCCACACGATTCTGCTGGAACGGCGGGGTCGCGGGATCGTGCTGACCGACGCCGCCCAGCAGTTGGCGGCGACGGCGGCTCAGGTGTTGCGGTTGGTCGAGGACGCCGAGTTGACGCTGGAAGAGCAACGCGGCCAGGCGATCGGCTCCCTGACGATCGCGGCCTTCCCGACGGCAGCACGAGGACTGCTCCCGGCTGTCCTCCCGAAGCTGATCACCGACCACCCGGCCCTCGACGTACGGGTCGCCGAGACGGATCCGTTCGAGGCCGTTGCCGCGGTCAACCGTGGCGAGATCCACATCGCCGTCGTCCACGACTGGCACAACACACCGCTCACGCTGCCGGACGAGTTGTCCCGAGTGAAGCTCGGCTCAGATCCCGCCGACATCCTGGTGCCGACCTCGCATCGCCTTGCGGGCAAGGAATCCGTCCGCGCCGACGACCTGGTCGGCGAGCGCTGGATCTGCCAGCCGGCCGGCTCGATCTGCCATGGCTGGCTGATCGCGACGATGCGCAAGACCGGCGTCGAACCCGACGTGGCGTACTCGGTCGCGGAGTACCAGACCCAGCTCGCAATGCTTGCCCAGGGCATCGGAATCGGCCTGCTGCCGCGGCTCGGCCGTGGCCCACTGCCGGACGGCGTCGTCGCAGTACCGCTCCACCCGGCCCCGAGCCGCCGCCTGTACGCCGTCTGGCGCACCGCCACCTCTCGCCGCCCCGCCATCACGGCCACTCTGGCCGCTCTGAAATCCGGCTGGAAGTCCCGCAACACGGCTTAG
- a CDS encoding SDR family NAD(P)-dependent oxidoreductase produces MMERGFGRVMNIASDSAVVMPIERVHYGMTKTALLAVTRGHAKVAAGTGVTVNSVMAGPTHTPGVEEFVGELVGDDLPWDEAQSQFMKEHRPYSLIQRLIEPAEIGNMVVYLSSTQASATTGGAIRADGGYIDSILP; encoded by the coding sequence ATGATGGAGCGCGGGTTCGGCCGGGTGATGAATATCGCCAGTGACTCGGCCGTGGTGATGCCGATCGAGAGGGTGCACTACGGCATGACCAAGACCGCCCTCCTCGCGGTGACCCGCGGCCACGCGAAGGTGGCGGCAGGCACCGGTGTCACGGTCAACTCGGTGATGGCGGGACCGACGCACACTCCTGGCGTCGAAGAGTTCGTCGGCGAACTGGTTGGCGACGATCTCCCGTGGGACGAGGCACAGAGCCAGTTCATGAAGGAGCACCGCCCGTACTCGCTGATCCAGCGCCTGATCGAGCCGGCCGAGATCGGCAACATGGTCGTCTACCTCAGCTCGACCCAAGCCTCCGCCACTACCGGCGGCGCGATCCGGGCCGACGGCGGATACATCGACTCGATCCTGCCCTGA
- a CDS encoding helix-turn-helix transcriptional regulator, giving the protein MSLLTSIPATTDKTAPSGAPVPTGGSDKGERRRELAAFLRSRRERIQPDEVGYAPGGRRRTPGLRREEVAQLAGVGVTWYTWLEQGRDINVSAQVLDAIARTLRLDRLERNHLYTLAGMTLGPAKLDCTALPGSIQRMLDQVSPYPAMVLNTRYDVLAFNDAYCKVVIDMATVPVEERNILWLTFVSPEWRCSFVDGDSTRLHMVAAYRAALADHLGEPEWQNLTERLLLNSPLFAELWERYDVAAPSTKVKLLDNERVGLLRIEPANFWLSQLGQFRATVYTAADEDTEEKLRLLVNG; this is encoded by the coding sequence GTGAGTCTCCTGACCAGCATCCCAGCCACCACCGACAAGACAGCACCGAGTGGCGCGCCGGTGCCTACAGGTGGCAGCGACAAGGGGGAGCGGCGGCGGGAGTTGGCGGCGTTCCTGCGGAGCCGGCGGGAGCGGATCCAGCCGGACGAGGTCGGCTATGCACCAGGCGGGCGTCGCCGTACGCCGGGCCTGCGGCGCGAGGAAGTCGCCCAGCTCGCCGGGGTCGGCGTCACCTGGTACACCTGGCTCGAGCAGGGCCGGGACATCAACGTGTCCGCCCAGGTGCTCGACGCGATCGCCCGCACCCTCCGGCTGGACCGGCTGGAGCGGAACCACCTCTACACGCTGGCGGGGATGACACTCGGCCCGGCCAAGCTCGACTGCACCGCGTTGCCCGGCTCGATCCAGCGGATGCTCGACCAGGTCTCGCCGTATCCCGCGATGGTGCTGAACACCCGGTACGACGTACTGGCGTTCAACGACGCCTATTGCAAGGTCGTGATCGACATGGCCACGGTCCCGGTGGAGGAGCGCAACATCCTCTGGCTGACCTTCGTCTCACCGGAGTGGCGCTGTTCGTTCGTGGACGGGGACTCGACCAGGTTGCACATGGTCGCCGCCTACCGGGCGGCGCTGGCCGATCACCTCGGCGAGCCCGAGTGGCAGAACCTCACCGAGCGGCTGCTGCTGAACTCGCCGCTGTTCGCGGAGCTCTGGGAGCGGTACGACGTCGCGGCGCCGAGCACGAAGGTCAAGTTGCTGGACAACGAGCGGGTCGGGTTGCTCCGGATCGAGCCGGCGAACTTCTGGCTCAGCCAGCTGGGGCAGTTCCGGGCGACGGTCTACACCGCCGCCGACGAGGACACCGAGGAGAAGCTCCGCCTGCTGGTCAACGGCTGA